The Citrifermentans bemidjiense Bem genome window below encodes:
- a CDS encoding sigma 54-interacting transcriptional regulator, producing MALSSDPAAEFFLGKFSNLEQLFGQAQFGVSIIDCDLRYIYVNDRMASINGVPPKEHLGKTVREVDRFVALVVEPLLNRTIHEDHSFVDLEIRLSKPGDPQEKSWLICSYPLKESDGSVTRCGLVVQDITEQKLRQSLQTERLQVEAFLSNLSSAFINVPVSEVDRKIEKALQKVVNFLGFERSSIWHFTPDRSSLRITHSYALPGVKPPPTELMNLIPIWIEMIQLGESFRVSDVEELSDKFWREKQYCKDQGGIKSIMFIPASVGGTIVGAITFVSYSVKKEWPDELTQRLRLLWEVFANALERKRADQKIQNALAEIRQLKDRLEAENVYLRDQIDVEYKHEEIIGKSEAIRNVLQQIQQVAPTDSTVLILGETGTGKELIARAIHNAGQRKARAMIKVNCAALPAALIEAELFGHEKGAYTGAVSSQIGRFEAANGSTIFLDEIGELPLELQSKLLRVIQEGQFERLGNSKPVKADVRVIAATNVSLKQAVKEGKFREDLYYRLNVFPIFVPPLRDRQEDIPLLVWAMVEEFSKVFGKTIERIPRKNMEIMERYLWPGNIRELRNLVERAMILSNGGTLVVDILDGSAAAANEPMTMEAAERKHIGFILEKTGWRIRGKGGAAEILDMKPTTLHSRIKKLGVKRKNGTLEPPPAAEKPTS from the coding sequence ATGGCCTTGTCGAGCGATCCTGCTGCGGAGTTTTTCCTAGGTAAATTCAGCAATTTGGAACAGCTGTTCGGTCAGGCCCAGTTCGGTGTCTCCATCATAGACTGCGACCTGCGCTACATCTACGTCAACGACCGGATGGCGTCGATCAACGGCGTGCCCCCAAAAGAGCATCTGGGGAAGACCGTAAGGGAGGTCGACCGCTTCGTCGCTCTGGTGGTGGAGCCGTTGCTGAACCGGACCATCCATGAGGATCATTCCTTCGTGGACCTTGAGATACGGCTGTCGAAACCGGGCGACCCTCAGGAGAAATCCTGGTTGATCTGCTCTTATCCCCTCAAGGAAAGCGACGGTTCCGTGACCCGCTGCGGCCTGGTGGTTCAGGATATAACCGAGCAGAAGCTAAGGCAGAGCCTGCAGACAGAGCGGCTGCAGGTTGAGGCCTTCCTCTCAAACCTCTCTTCCGCCTTCATCAACGTGCCGGTGAGCGAGGTGGATCGAAAGATAGAAAAGGCATTGCAAAAGGTCGTCAACTTCCTCGGTTTCGAAAGAAGCAGCATCTGGCACTTCACCCCTGATCGCAGTAGTTTGCGCATCACTCATTCCTACGCGCTCCCCGGCGTCAAGCCACCCCCCACAGAATTGATGAACCTGATCCCGATATGGATCGAGATGATCCAGCTTGGGGAGAGCTTCCGCGTCTCCGACGTTGAGGAGCTGTCGGACAAGTTTTGGAGGGAAAAACAATACTGCAAGGACCAGGGCGGCATCAAGTCCATCATGTTCATTCCCGCCAGTGTCGGCGGCACCATAGTCGGCGCCATCACCTTCGTTTCCTACAGCGTCAAGAAAGAGTGGCCCGACGAGCTGACTCAGAGGCTCCGCCTTTTATGGGAAGTTTTCGCCAACGCCCTCGAGCGTAAGAGGGCCGATCAGAAAATCCAGAACGCCCTGGCGGAAATACGACAGCTGAAAGACCGCCTGGAGGCGGAAAACGTCTATCTGCGCGACCAGATCGACGTGGAATATAAGCACGAGGAGATCATCGGCAAATCGGAGGCGATAAGAAACGTGCTGCAGCAGATACAGCAGGTGGCGCCAACCGATTCCACTGTGCTCATCCTGGGCGAAACCGGCACCGGCAAGGAACTGATAGCGAGGGCGATCCACAACGCCGGCCAGCGCAAGGCACGCGCCATGATCAAGGTGAACTGCGCCGCATTGCCGGCAGCCCTCATCGAGGCGGAGCTGTTCGGTCACGAAAAAGGGGCCTATACCGGAGCCGTATCCTCCCAGATCGGGCGCTTCGAGGCGGCTAACGGATCGACCATCTTCCTGGACGAGATAGGGGAGCTCCCCCTGGAGCTGCAGTCGAAGCTGCTGCGGGTCATCCAGGAAGGGCAATTCGAGCGCCTGGGAAATTCGAAGCCGGTCAAGGCGGATGTGAGGGTGATCGCCGCGACCAACGTGAGCCTGAAGCAGGCAGTGAAGGAAGGAAAATTCCGGGAGGACCTATATTACAGGCTCAACGTCTTCCCTATTTTCGTCCCCCCGCTGCGCGACCGGCAGGAGGACATACCGCTGTTGGTATGGGCGATGGTGGAGGAGTTCTCCAAGGTTTTCGGCAAGACCATCGAGCGCATTCCCAGGAAAAACATGGAGATCATGGAGCGCTACTTGTGGCCGGGAAACATAAGGGAGCTGAGAAACCTGGTGGAACGGGCCATGATCCTCAGTAACGGCGGCACCCTGGTGGTGGACATTCTGGATGGATCCGCCGCGGCCGCAAACGAGCCGATGACGATGGAGGCCGCGGAAAGAAAGCATATAGGCTTCATACTGGAAAAGACGGGGTGGCGCATCCGCGGCAAGGGTGGCGCGGCCGAAATTCTCGACATGAAACCCACCACGCTGCATTCCCGGATCAAGAAACTCGGCGTCAAAAGGAAGAACGGAACGCTCGAACCGCCCCCCGCTGCAGAGAAACCAACTTCCTGA
- a CDS encoding radical SAM protein — protein MPPYAGFEQGPIRPPSEADSLLIRVNRNCPWNRCTFCSIYKKQKFSIRPVEDVIRDIDTIYHLITNIAQGVPPQNLRGDHQGVLAAWSWYCSGMQSVFLQDADCFTYRPENLARILNHLKERFPGVKRITCYARSESLARTPDAALRELAAAGLNRIHVGMETGSEALLRLVRKGVDKEGQVQAGLKVKGAGIELSEYFLAGLGGTELSREHAEESADVINRINPDFIRFRNLHIREGIDLFPGSPDKSFRFASDAVLAREIGTFLENLDGIASAVRSDHAFNLFQEINGALPSGKERLVAVPRRFLELEPEERMLFQVGKRTGHLQRLDDLKRPEQVEPVRKICRQSGITAANVDERMHELMHELMQDRLRRGIYG, from the coding sequence ATGCCGCCATACGCCGGATTTGAACAGGGCCCGATCCGCCCACCCAGCGAAGCAGACAGCCTCCTGATCCGGGTGAACCGGAACTGCCCCTGGAACCGCTGCACCTTCTGCTCCATCTACAAGAAACAGAAATTCTCCATCCGTCCGGTTGAGGACGTCATCCGCGACATCGACACCATTTACCATTTGATCACAAACATTGCTCAAGGCGTGCCGCCGCAGAACCTGCGGGGAGACCATCAGGGGGTGCTGGCGGCTTGGAGCTGGTACTGCTCCGGGATGCAATCGGTCTTCCTGCAGGATGCCGACTGCTTCACCTACCGTCCCGAAAACCTGGCGCGGATTCTCAACCACCTTAAGGAGAGGTTCCCCGGGGTGAAGAGGATCACCTGCTATGCCCGCTCCGAGAGCCTCGCCCGTACCCCGGACGCAGCCCTGAGGGAGTTGGCCGCGGCGGGGCTGAACCGGATCCACGTGGGGATGGAGACCGGTTCGGAAGCGCTGCTAAGGCTTGTGCGCAAGGGGGTGGACAAGGAGGGGCAGGTTCAAGCCGGGCTCAAGGTGAAGGGGGCGGGGATCGAGCTCTCCGAATATTTCCTCGCGGGGCTGGGCGGCACTGAGCTTTCCCGGGAGCACGCCGAGGAGAGCGCAGACGTCATCAACCGGATCAATCCCGACTTCATCCGCTTCAGGAACCTGCACATCCGGGAAGGGATCGACCTCTTCCCGGGAAGCCCGGACAAGAGCTTCCGCTTCGCGTCGGACGCGGTTTTGGCCCGGGAGATCGGCACCTTCCTGGAAAACCTCGACGGTATCGCCAGCGCGGTGAGAAGCGACCATGCCTTCAACCTGTTTCAGGAGATAAACGGCGCTTTGCCCTCAGGCAAGGAGCGCCTGGTCGCGGTCCCAAGGAGGTTTCTGGAGCTGGAGCCGGAAGAGCGGATGCTGTTCCAGGTGGGGAAGAGGACGGGGCATCTGCAGCGTCTGGACGATCTGAAGCGCCCGGAGCAGGTCGAGCCGGTGCGTAAGATCTGCAGGCAATCGGGAATCACGGCCGCCAACGTCGATGAGCGGATGCACGAGTTGATGCACGAGTTGATGCAGGACAGGCTGCGAAGGGGCATCTACGGGTAG
- a CDS encoding vWA domain-containing protein produces the protein MLIDFFLGLKRAGVPVTLNEFLTLLEALKKRLAFGSAEEFYYLARLILVKSEAHYDKFDRVFMEFFAGATLGGDELFAEIPEEWLRKIKEKFLSEEEKRQIQALGGLDKLLETLRQRLAEQKERHQGGSKWVGTGGTSPFGAYGYNPEGIRIGQAESRHRRAVKVWDKREFRNLDGGVELGTRNMKMALRRVRDFAREGAREELDLPGTIRATANNAGYLDLRMVPERHNKVKVLLLLDVGGSMDPHVELCEQLFCATRSEFKHLEHYYFHNCVYEKVWRDNLRRRQHHLPTFDLIHQFGPDWKLIFVGDATMGPYEIEWPGGSVEHDNDEPGSTWLTRLLTQYPRAVWLNPAPQQEWESTRSVRLIRQLMGERMFPLTLDGVGEAVELLNR, from the coding sequence ATGCTGATCGACTTCTTCCTGGGGCTCAAGCGCGCCGGCGTGCCGGTGACGCTGAACGAGTTCCTGACCCTCCTGGAGGCGCTCAAAAAGCGGCTCGCCTTCGGCAGCGCGGAGGAGTTCTACTATCTGGCGCGCCTGATCCTGGTGAAGAGCGAGGCCCACTACGACAAGTTCGACCGGGTCTTCATGGAGTTCTTCGCGGGGGCGACGCTCGGCGGTGACGAACTATTCGCGGAGATCCCCGAGGAGTGGCTCAGAAAGATCAAGGAGAAGTTTCTCTCCGAGGAGGAAAAGCGGCAGATCCAGGCGTTGGGGGGGCTGGACAAGCTCCTGGAGACCTTGAGGCAAAGGCTTGCCGAGCAGAAGGAGCGGCACCAGGGGGGGAGCAAGTGGGTCGGCACCGGCGGCACCTCTCCCTTCGGCGCCTACGGCTACAACCCGGAGGGGATACGGATCGGCCAGGCGGAGTCGCGGCACCGTCGGGCGGTCAAGGTGTGGGACAAGCGGGAGTTTAGAAACCTCGACGGGGGGGTGGAGCTTGGGACCCGCAACATGAAGATGGCTCTGCGCCGGGTGCGCGATTTCGCCCGCGAAGGGGCCAGGGAGGAGCTGGATCTCCCGGGGACCATCCGCGCCACCGCCAACAACGCCGGCTATCTCGACCTGCGCATGGTCCCAGAACGGCACAACAAGGTGAAGGTGCTATTGCTTTTGGACGTGGGAGGCTCGATGGACCCCCACGTGGAGCTGTGCGAGCAGCTCTTCTGTGCGACCCGCAGCGAGTTCAAGCACCTGGAGCATTACTATTTCCACAACTGCGTCTACGAGAAGGTGTGGCGCGACAACCTGCGCCGCCGTCAGCACCACCTCCCCACCTTCGACCTGATCCACCAGTTCGGCCCGGACTGGAAGCTGATTTTCGTAGGCGACGCGACCATGGGCCCTTACGAGATCGAGTGGCCCGGCGGGAGCGTGGAGCACGACAACGACGAGCCGGGTTCTACCTGGCTTACAAGGCTTTTGACCCAGTACCCGCGCGCCGTCTGGCTGAACCCGGCGCCGCAGCAGGAGTGGGAATCGACCCGGTCGGTGCGCCTCATCCGGCAGCTGATGGGAGAGCGCATGTTTCCCCTGACCCTAGACGGGGTAGGGGAGGCGGTCGAGTTGTTGAACAGGTAA
- a CDS encoding 2-hydroxyacyl-CoA dehydratase subunit D: MKEETKLARKKIEATSLMNRIMADYFLDLNQASASNSRKVAWCTSVGPAELLRAMGFAVHFPENHAAMLGATRLATDLIPEANAIGYSPDICSYLTSDLGAYLKGFTPLAKAYPGIAAVPKPDVLVYNTNQCRDVQDWFAWYARELGVPLIGITSPKNVNEVTEAHVEDVTRQLEALVPVLEGIAGAPLDLARLKEVVALSRDCTELWKEVLETATAVPAPLTFFDGTIHMGPAVVLRGTPQAVEYYRVLLAELEQRKATREAAVAGEEYRIYWDGMPVWGRLRPHSELFAGLKTNVVASTYCSSWIFPAFDAEEPLRSMAKAYLELFIVRSDAYKERYLADMTKKFRIDGIVYHDAKTCPYNSNSRYGMPQRLEAETGLPYLVISGDLNDMRCVSDEQTKTNVEAFIEQLEEGK, encoded by the coding sequence ATGAAAGAAGAAACCAAGCTGGCGAGGAAGAAGATAGAGGCCACTAGCCTAATGAACAGGATCATGGCCGACTATTTTCTGGACCTGAACCAGGCGTCCGCCAGCAACAGCCGCAAGGTCGCCTGGTGCACGAGCGTAGGCCCCGCCGAACTCTTGAGGGCCATGGGCTTTGCGGTGCACTTCCCGGAAAACCACGCCGCCATGCTGGGGGCGACGCGTCTTGCCACCGACCTGATCCCGGAGGCGAACGCCATAGGGTATTCGCCCGACATCTGCTCCTACCTCACCTCCGATCTCGGCGCCTACCTCAAAGGCTTCACCCCGCTCGCCAAGGCCTACCCCGGCATAGCGGCGGTCCCCAAGCCCGACGTGCTGGTCTACAACACCAACCAGTGCCGCGACGTACAGGACTGGTTCGCCTGGTACGCCCGGGAGCTGGGGGTGCCGTTGATCGGTATCACCTCGCCTAAGAACGTGAACGAGGTGACCGAGGCCCACGTGGAGGACGTGACGAGGCAGTTGGAGGCGCTGGTCCCGGTACTGGAGGGGATCGCCGGCGCGCCGCTCGACCTCGCGCGGCTTAAGGAAGTGGTCGCTCTCTCGCGCGACTGCACCGAACTCTGGAAAGAGGTCCTGGAGACTGCCACGGCGGTCCCAGCGCCCCTTACCTTCTTCGACGGGACCATCCACATGGGGCCGGCCGTGGTGCTCCGGGGGACGCCGCAGGCGGTCGAGTACTACCGGGTGCTCCTGGCCGAGTTGGAGCAGAGAAAGGCTACGCGGGAAGCTGCGGTTGCCGGCGAGGAATACCGCATCTACTGGGACGGCATGCCGGTGTGGGGGCGCCTCAGGCCGCACTCCGAGCTCTTCGCGGGGCTTAAGACCAACGTGGTCGCCTCCACCTACTGCTCCAGCTGGATCTTCCCGGCCTTCGACGCCGAAGAGCCGCTGCGCAGCATGGCCAAGGCGTACCTGGAACTCTTCATCGTCCGCTCCGACGCCTACAAGGAGCGCTACCTGGCCGATATGACGAAGAAATTCCGCATCGACGGGATCGTCTACCACGACGCCAAAACCTGCCCCTACAACTCCAACAGCCGCTACGGCATGCCGCAGCGCCTGGAGGCGGAGACGGGGCTGCCGTACCTGGTCATCTCCGGCGATCTCAACGACATGCGCTGCGTCTCCGACGAACAGACCAAGACCAACGTGGAAGCATTCATCGAACAACTCGAGGAGGGGAAATGA
- a CDS encoding acyl-CoA dehydratase activase produces the protein MSKPVFVGLDIGASRTKVAVMDVDGALIGYAVKKSGTDFGRTASACLDISLKMAGATRSHVERAVATGYGRANVPFVTKTSKAEIGCLARGCSHYFPGALSIIDIGGQDNKIVKLDAAGRRSSFKMNRKCAAGTGAFLEEMAGRLDIPLEEMNDLARQSEEMVKLGSYCTVFSGTEVLESIRHGKKVSDIVKGIFYSVIKRVLEMDSLTDRVVMTGGVVAHNPYLVRMTEELIGREVLLPKLPQLAGAVGAALYARAGEAAAVPQPLLRRVK, from the coding sequence ATGAGCAAGCCTGTTTTTGTCGGACTCGACATAGGTGCGTCAAGGACGAAGGTCGCCGTCATGGATGTAGACGGCGCCCTGATCGGGTACGCGGTGAAGAAATCGGGCACCGATTTCGGCCGGACCGCCTCGGCGTGCCTAGATATCTCGCTGAAGATGGCGGGGGCCACGCGGTCCCACGTGGAGAGGGCGGTGGCGACGGGGTACGGCAGGGCCAACGTACCCTTCGTCACCAAGACCAGCAAGGCGGAGATAGGGTGCCTGGCGAGAGGATGCAGCCATTACTTTCCCGGGGCGCTTTCCATCATCGACATCGGCGGGCAGGACAACAAGATCGTCAAGCTGGATGCTGCCGGCAGGCGGAGCAGCTTCAAGATGAACCGCAAGTGCGCGGCCGGCACCGGCGCCTTCCTGGAGGAAATGGCCGGGCGCCTCGACATCCCCCTGGAGGAGATGAACGACCTGGCCCGGCAGTCGGAGGAGATGGTCAAACTGGGAAGCTACTGCACGGTCTTCTCCGGCACCGAGGTCCTGGAAAGCATCCGGCACGGCAAAAAGGTGAGCGACATCGTCAAGGGGATCTTCTACTCGGTCATCAAAAGGGTCCTGGAGATGGATTCGCTCACCGACCGGGTGGTTATGACGGGTGGGGTGGTGGCGCACAACCCGTACCTGGTCCGCATGACGGAGGAGCTGATCGGGCGCGAGGTGCTCCTCCCCAAACTCCCGCAACTGGCAGGGGCCGTCGGCGCCGCCCTCTACGCCAGGGCGGGAGAAGCCGCCGCCGTACCGCAACCGCTGCTAAGGAGAGTGAAATGA